From the Apus apus isolate bApuApu2 chromosome 4, bApuApu2.pri.cur, whole genome shotgun sequence genome, one window contains:
- the SPINK2 gene encoding serine protease inhibitor Kazal-type 2: MGPVLLLLPALLAGLLWSPGADASTPPACYRYGVHGCPRDYNPVCGTDGETYSNECVLCLSNSENGKNVQILWRGPC; the protein is encoded by the exons ATGGGAccggtgctgctgctgctgcccgccCTCCTCGCCG GGCTCCTCTGGTCTCCCGGCGCCGATGCCAGCACCCCG cctgcctgctaCAGGTATGGTGTGCATGGATGTCCGAGGGACTACAACCCGGTTTGTGGGACTGACGGAGAGACCTACTCAAACGAGTGTGTGCTCTGCCTTTCCAACAG TGAAAATGGCAAGAACGTCCAAATTTTATGGAGGGGACCATGCTGA